The sequence CCGAATCTTGGTTAACAGATGGTGAAGGTGATGCATTCCGCGACGAGCGCACTGCTCTGAGCTTTTCCACTAGGGAATTTGTGGCTGGGGACGTGCTGGGCGAGACTTTGGGTGGCTCGCTGTTGGTAGGTAAGGATTCTTTAGTATCCTTTTGTGGTGATTCTTCACTACTGTTACGGTTGCGAGAATACTCAGTTTGTACTAATGGACGACGATTGCGCCTGCGCCGTGTGGTGGAGGTAGTCGCAGGGGTAGAGCTAGACGGGGAAATAGTTGTCTCTGGGCTGGATGCTGACGGTGTGCTGCTGACGGTGGGAATTTGCTCTTGGGTGGGATTGGTGAACAGTGGTGCTGGTGGCGGCGACTGGGTTGGCGATTTGGGGAGCATACTGGTGATGCCAAATCCGGCGATCGCCGCCACGGATGCTACACTTAAGCCGAGAAATACTTTTGATGATGCCAATTTTGGAGCTAATGATTTGACATTAGCGATCGCTGACGTTATCGGCATACGGCGCTGAGTAGTCCTCTTCAGCAAATTTTCTTGTTCTTGCAGCGATAAATTCACAGTGGCGACTGTGTGCGTCGGGACAACTTGTGGCGCTGCATTCATCCCCATCCCCGGTAGCAACTTCAACCACTCCGCCACTGTCGGGGGACGAAAGCGAGATTCCACCGCCATTCCCCGCATCACTGCTTGGTTGACAGCCGCGCTTAAATGTGGTTGTAATTCGCGGGGAGAAGGCATTTTTTCGCGATCGCGTAACAACGCAGGTAAGGGAACTTGCGCCGTCAACAGCGCGTATAACGTCGCCGCCAAACCATATACATCAGTAGCCGGCGTGCGTGGGGCTTGTGTCAGGTATTGTTCAATCGGAGAATATCCCTCCGACACCATCCCCGTGTGGGTCTGTCGCACACCACTATTAAACTCCCTGGCAATACCGAAATCAATTAACACTACCTCTTGAGTTCCTGCCCGGAGGATAATGTTATCTGGCTTAATATCTCGATGTAGCAAACCATTGTTATGTACCACCTGTAACGCCGCCGCGATTTGCCGAATGTAATGGATCGCTGTTGCTTCTGGCATCGGTATTCCTGGTAATATAAATGCATTCCCCAAAGTTTCCCCAGGGATGTATTCCATCACCATGTAAGGCAACCCAGCCTCTATAAAAAAGTCGCTAACCCGCACAATATTCGGGTGAACGCAAGTAGCTAATCTTCTGGCTTCATCTTGGAATTGACGCTCGAACTTAGCAAACTCAGGATGTTGTCGCAGCCGTTCGTTGATGGTTTTCATCACCACCTCTTGACCCAAGTAGTGATGAGTAGCCTTGAACGTAATGCCAAAGCCACCGCGCCCTATTTCCTGATTTAGGGTATACTTACCAGCCTGTAAAGTTGTACCTGCTAACATAAATAGTTCAGAGTCCTTAGTCCTAAGTGAGCAGATCAGCACTGCGTCCTGAGTCTTAAGGGATTTCCAAAGAAATTAGCTTCCCTAAGCTTAGGAAAACTTCCCCATCATCGCCACAGTTTCGTCTTTTTCATGATACATTGCCATCCCCCTGAGTAACTTGAAGATATGGGTAAGGGAATGGGGGATGGGGGATGGGGGGGGTGTGGGAGGTGGGGAGGTGGGGTGATGGGGTGATGGGGAGATGGGGAGGTGGGGTGATTAAAGCGTGAGCCTTTGAACCTGAAGCGTCAGCCTTTGAACCCGAAGCGTCAGCCTTTGAACCCGAAGCGTCAGCCTTTGAACCTCAAGCGTCAGCCTCTAAACCTCAAGTGTGAGCCTTTAAGCCTCAAGCGCGAGCCTTTGAGCCTCAAGCGCGAGCCTTTGAGCCTCAAGCGTCAGCCTCTGAACCTCAAGCGTCAGCCTCTGAACCTCAAGCGTCAGCCTTTAAGCCTCAAGCGCGAGCCTTTGAGCCTCAAGCGCGAGCCTTTGAGCCTCAAGCGTCAGCCTTTGAGCCTTAAGCGTCAGCCTCTGAACCTCAACACTCCCCATCACCCCACCTCCCCATCACCCCACCTCCCCATCACCCCACCTCCCCATCACCCCACCTCCCCATCACCCCACCTCCCCACCACCCCACCTCCCCACCACCCCACCTCCCCATCTCCCTAAAACCTCTGACCAATCCCCAAATGTACCCGGCTCTCTCCTTGGTCGTTAATGCCGTAATCAGCGCGGATTAAGCCGAGGGGTGAATCCAGACGGATACCGGCGCCGTAGCCGAAGCCGTTACCGGGTTTACCGCGTACCCCGGCGGGATTGCCTAAAACGGTGTCGCCAGATCCGAGGTCTGAGGCGTAATCGGCGAAGAGGACACCCCCAACTACGGGTAGAATGGGGAAGCGGTATTCTGCGGAAGCGAGGACATAACTGCGACCAGTGCCGACATTTCCAGAGTCGTAGCCCCGGACTGAGTTGGTTCCACCCAAATTAAAGGCTTCATAAGGTGGTAAATTACCGAGAACAGTACCAGCTTGGACATTCAATGCAAACACTTGTGGTTGTTTGCTGTTAAATAATTGCACGGGGACATACTGGCTGTAGTTGGCTTTGAGGCGATTCATGGAAATATTACCTTGACCCAGGGGTACAGATTGTTCTGTACTGAGGGTGAGGATAGAGCCTTTGGTGGGGTTGATAACGTTATCTCGGCGATCTTTGGAGGCGGTGAAAGAGACTGTAGTCAAATCATCGACACCTGTACCGCTTGCAGTTAAGGTATTGCCTTTGACATCTGTTGGGGTAATATTACCTTGGCGATCGCGGATACTGGTGCGGCTATAGTTAAATCCCAAAGATGTGTTCCAGTCGTCAATCGGTCGTTGAAAGCTAACGCCAGCGCCAATTCTACCTTCCCGCGCCCTATCACCGTTAGCGAGTTCAATTTTATCATCAAAGATTTGTGAGAGTTCTCGGCGGCGAAAGGCGTTGATGGTGTAACCTAGACGATCTGGATTGGTTTCTCGATAAGGACTAGTAAATTTGGTATCAAACTGCAAGTCGCGCAGCCCCACCCCGACGTTCACTCCCAATTTATCGTTCACACCACCGATATTCTGGTCTTGATAGTTGAGTGTGCCAATTAATCCTTGGTCAGTGCTGTAACTCCCGCCCACATTCACTGCACGAGCGCCGATTTCCTTGAGTTCATAAACCAGGTCAACTTTGGTGGCGTCTCCTTCGAGAGCTACATTCACCGTTGCAAATAAACCGAGTTTATATAATTGCTGTACATCTTGTCTAACAACGTTTTCTTGAAAAAGTTGACCGGGTTTGAGTCGCAGTTGCTGTTTGAGAAAATCTGGTTTGGTGCGTCCTGTAACTGGATTACCTTTGCTATCAACAGTTTGACCTTCATCGTTGACGAAGCGAAATTTGATATCACCCACCAAGCCTTCAGCGACATTTAAGGTGAGGATGCCGTCTCGGTTGGGTTTAATCGACAAGACTCTTGCCAAATTATAACCGTTATCAGTGTACCATTTATTGAGTTGTGCTACTGCTTGTTTGAGTGCGGCGGGGCTGATAGCGGTGCCAATTTGCGTTTGGAACTGTTTTTGGACGATTTGATTGCTTAGTGCTCGAGCACCAGAAAGCTGCAGCGATCGCACTATTATCGGCTGTACTTGATAAGTGACACTCAAGCCTTTGGTAGTGCTGCGGCTATTAACATTAGCTGTCACAAACAAACCTGTATCTAAAATTGCTGTCACATCTGTTTGCAGTTGCTTTTGACTAGTTTCTCCCCCAGTTTGGGTTTTTATTACTTGGCGAATAATCTGCTGTAATTCCTGATTAGCCCCTACTATTTGCACATCTGTAGTGGTGACAACTAAATCGGACGCAGAAGGAAGAACGACTGGGGAATTTTTGTTCACTCCCCTTTGCACAGTTCCCGAATTTTGAGAAAATTGTTGTGCAACTATCGTCTCTGGTACCGCAACTGATTTTAAAATTACAGGTGAGTCCTCAATTACTGGTACTATCAAATTTCCGGCTTTGGCAACCGGAGTGGTATTCTTGGCAGGTGCGGCTATGGCTTGTCCAGTCACATCGCTGACTGCTAAAGTCGCTAAAGTAAAGATTGCCGCAGAAGAAACTCGCATAATATTTTGCCTATATGCCTGATTAACTGGAAGTTAGTTATAGGGAGGTAATTGGGGGATAATTTTAATAGCAATTTTTGTCACATTTTTTTGTGAATTGGTATAACTTTTAGCTGCTTTACCGATTCGTTCCCCTATTCAGCCTTCTTTAACCAAACAGACATTTAATCGTGATTTTTTGTTTCTTTGCAAATCCCAATTTGGTATTAATTACGAATTACGAATGACGAATTACGAATTAATATGAGTAATGTACCCCAGTCAGCCACAGCCTCTTCTCGTTTGCAGTTACTGGTTTTGAGCAACGGTCATGGAGAGGATATCATCGCTGTCCGCATTTTACAGGAACTGCTGCAACAAGCAAACCCACCAGATATCTTTGCTTTACCTTTGGTAGGTGAAGGACACGCTTATCAGCAGTTGCAAATTCCTTTCATTGGAACGACACGTGCAATGCCTTCTGGTGGTTTTGTTTATATGGATGGACGCCAATTAGCAAACGATGTCCGGGGAGGGTTATTGCAACTTACGGTAAGCCAAATCCAAGCGATGCGTCGTTGGGTAAAATCTCAAAAAAAATTAGGTAATCGCAGTGCTATTTTAGCTGTCGGAGACATTTTACCACTGTTGTTTGCAACTTTCAGCGGTGCTAACTATGCTTTTGTGGGTACGGCTAAATCTGAGTATCATGTGCGCGATGAAGTTGGGTTGTTACCGCGCCAAACTAAAGGCGCGTATTGGGAAAACTTTTCTGGTTCAATTTACCATCCTTGGGAAAGGTGGTTGATGAGTCGTCGTCGTTGTCGAGCGGTATTTCCTAGAGATGCGCTGACAGCAAAAATCTTAAGCCAGTGGAAAATTCCGGTTTTTGATTTGGGTAATCCGATGATGGATGGTTTAGAGCCAAGCTTTCCTACTTCCAGATTATACACCGCAGATTTCTCTGAAAGTGAGATGATTCGCCCTTTAATTGTCACCTTGCTTCCTGGTTCGCGCCCACCGGAAGCTTATACAAACTGGGAAATGATCATGGTGGCGATGTCTGCGTTAATGGCTAGTTTTCGGGAGCGGGATTCGGTTTTTCTCACTTCGGGGATGTTAGTATTTCTAGGAGCGATCGCTGCGAATTTAGATCAGAATATACTCTGTCAAACCCTCAATCTCCAAGGCTGGCGACCCCACCCAGAAACGCCGATTCCCTTCCGTGATCCTCAAGCTTTGATATTTAAGCAAAAAAATGCCTATCTGATTTTAACCCAAAATGCCTATAACGATTGTCTGCATTTAGCAGATTTAGCGATCGCCATGGCTGGAACCGCAACAGAACAATTTGTCGGTTTGGGGAAACCGGCGATCGCTATCCCCGGTTTAGGGCCGCAATACACCCCCGCTTTTGCAGAAGCCCAAAGCCGTCTCCTCGGCCCCTCTCTGATTTTGGTAGACCAACCACCAAAGGTCGCTAAGGTAATCCAGTCTCTCTTCCGCAATCCTGACACACTCCAACTAATTGCTGACAATGGTTTGCAACGCCTGGGTAAACCGGGCGCTGCGAAACGGATTGCAGATTGTTTACGAGAACAGTTAGGATGAAAATATCACACGTGATCAAAAAAGCTTGTAGAGAAGTTGTATTGCCAAGTCTCTACATTCATGCTTTAACCAACTAATCCAGAGCGGAGAGCGCGAACAGCAGCTTGGGTGCGGTCATCAGCGCAGAGCTTGTTCAAGATGTTGCGGACGTGGGTTTTCACTGTACCCACCGTGATGTAGAGTTTCTCAGCAATTTGACCGTTGCTACAGCCAGCGACAATCAATTCTAAAATTTCTAATTCCCGTTGAGTCAAGGGATAGGTTTCTAAAACTTGTTCATATTCAGACGCCAAGGCTTCAATTTTGACAGTTTTCGGCTTATCACTTGATTGGGTTTCGCCGGGAAAACCTTGTCGCATCTTACGTAATACCACATTAGCGATCGCCGGGTCAATCCAAGAGTTACCTGTATAAGTTGCTTGGATCGCTTCTGTTAATTTATTAATACTCGTCTCTTTCATATAATAAGAGTCAGCGCCAGCAGCAAAAGCCGCTAATACCGCATCCTCAGTATGATCCATCGTCAAAATTAAAATCTTAGTTCCTAACTGCCCACTTTCTGCTTGGTGGCGCTTAAATTTGCGTGTCAGTTCAATTCCATCCATATCGGGTAAGCCGATATCGACAACAGCAACATCTGGTTTAGCTGTTTCCAGTAGTTTCATCCCCTGAGTTGCGTTAGCTGCTTCACCAACCACCTTTAATCCGCCGTGCGACTGTAGTGCAGCCCTGAGTCCCATCCGGGTAAGGTCATGATCTTCAATTAAAATAATACTGATTTCACTCATAGCTACACTCGCTCTACTTCCGATTGCATCTTTCAAACTATGACCTTCCATAACCGCTCTACTGCTTTTCCCAACCCTCAAGATAGAGGATATTATGTAAATCTTGCATCCACCAATAGAGATAGTAAAACGGCTTTTTTCTAGGCTAGACGGCTAAAAATATCTAGCTGTAGGTATATAGATATCTTAACCAAAAAAATGAAATATTGAGACGAACTCTAACTTACGCCTGATACCAATTCCCCATTAAGATGCAGCCAGTTATTTTGACACCTAGCCAATCGTCCCCAAAAGACCTCCGCGTACCTCCGCGCACCTTTGCGTTTCCAAATTAAAAACCATCTCAAAGTCATGGACAAACTAGCGCCAACTGCAGCAAATAAAATAGCATGTAACACCTCAAAACAAGCATTTGAATTCATGGGGGTGTTACAGCTTGATGGATTGCTGATAGAAATCAATCAAGCGGCGTTAGATTTCGGTGGATTAACAAGAGAGAAAGTTATTAATCGTCCTTGTTGGGAAGCTAATTGGTGGAGAAATTCACCAGAAAATCAAACTAAATTAAGAAGTGCGATCGCTCAAGCAGCAACGGGAAAATCGGTGCTATTTCCCATAAATATTTTAGATGCTAACCATGATAGTGTGACCGTCAATCTTGAGATTCGTCCCCTCAAAAATCAATCTGAACAAATTACGTTATTAATTTTGCAAAGTCAGATATTAACTAACGCCATTTCTTCCCCCACAACATCTTCCTTATCTCCTTTACAGTCAGTAAAAAATCTGAGCAATTTATATGCTGATTTGGTTGATAGTTTACCAGTGGGTTTAAATGTTTGGCATTTAGAAGATCCAGATAACATTTATTCATTGCGGTTGGTGAGTACGAACGCGGTAGCTAGTAGCTTAACGGGGGTATCTTCTTCAAGTTATTTGGGCAAATACGTTACAGACTGCTATCCTAGCGAACTGATACAATCAGCTAACTTGCAACTATACGCACAAGTAGCCTTAGGCGATTCGCCAGAACAGACTCAAGAAATTTACTATAGCGATCGCCATAATCCTTGTAGCTGTTTCAGCCTCAAAGTCTTCCCCTTACCGCACTGCTGTGTAGGAGTGCTATTAGAGGATATAACTCAGCAAAAATACGCACAACAAGCTCTCAAAGCTAGTGAACATCATTACGCCACCCTCACGAAAATGTCCCCTGTGGGCATTTTTCGCACAGACACAGCAGGAAATTGTCTTTATGTCAACGACCGTTGGACTCAAATTACTGGACTCACCGCTGTTGACGCCCTTAATCAAGGTTGGCGCCAAGCGGTTCACCCCGAAGACCTAGAACAGCTAGATTTAGAAGTAGAACGCATCCTCGCAGACAAACTACCATTCACTGGAGAACTGCGTTTTCTTCACCCCAGTGGTAAAATATCTTGGGTGTATTCCAGTGCTGTGGTGGAAACTGATGTCAATGATCAAGCGATCGGCTACATCGGTACGGTCATGGAAATCACCGAACGCAAGCAAGCAGAGCAAGCTTCCCAAGAAAGCGAAGAAAGATTCCGGGCTACCTTTGAGCAAGCTGCAGTGGGTATCGCCCATGTGGGAATTGATGGTCGCTGGTTGCGAGTCAATCAGAAACTATGTGAAATTGTCGGTTACACCAGACAAGAATTATTACATCTTACCTTCCAGGAAATTACCTATCCTGACGATCTACAAACCGATCTCAATTATATGCGTCAGCTTTTGGCGGGTGAAATCGAAACCTATTCCATGGAAAAACGCTACATCTGCAAAGATAATTTACCTTGCTGGATTAACTTGACGGTATCACTGGTGCGGGAAAATGGTGAGACAGCCATCAGCAACACTATTCGCCATCAACCAAAATACTTTATTGCTGTCATTGAAGATATCAGCGATCGCAAACTTGCAGAATTAACTCTCCAGCAACGAGCCGAAGAATTAACACGAGTCAACAATATTTTAGCGCAAACCACCACAATCTTACAAAAACGTAATCAAGAATTAGACCAATTTGCTTACGTGGCTTCCCACGATTTGAAAGCACCTTTACGAGCGATCGCAAATCTTTCAGAATGGTTAGAAGAAGACCTCGGCGACCAACTCCCCGCTGAAAATCAACACCAGATGCGTTTACTGCGGGGACGAGTCCAACGCATGGAAGCATTAATTAACGGCTTACTTGAATATTCCCGCATTGGGCGCACCCACGCCGAGCAATCTGTGGTGGATGTGGAGACTTTACTACAGGAAGTGATCGACTCCTTAGAACCACCACCAACATTTATCATTGATGTCGCTTCCGAAATGCCGATTTTCAGAACCAAACATTTACTATTACAACAAATATTCGCCAACTTAATTAGCAACGCCATCAAACACAACCCACGAGTTGATGGCCATGTGCAAATTTCCGTCAAAGACCAGGGGAGATGGTACGAATTCGCCGTGGCTGACAACGGCCCCGGTATTTCCCCTGAATACCAAGATAAAATCTTTGTAATCTTTCAGACCCTAGAATCCCGCGATCATAAAGAGAACACTGGGATTGGTCTGGCGATCGTCAAAAAAATAGTTGAAACAGAAGGAGGAAATATCACTTTAACATCCAGCTTAGGTAAAGGCAGCACTTTTCGTTTTACCTGGACTAAGCATCAAAATGAGTAAATTTGCTCAAGCTTACGGTACAAAATGTTTATGAGCAACTCTCACCAATGGCTGAGGACGGCGGCTTATCTGCTGATTTACAATTGATTTACAGGCGGTAAGTATTTTATTTTACTGTAGATTAAAACTCTCTGCTTTGGCAGATCATCCAGCATCAGGTGTCATTTTCGCAAATGTTAATCATAACTAAAGGCATGGAATCATCAAAAATGAGCCATTAGCCTTTAACCACCGCCTTGATTTTTTTACCCTAGTCAATCTAGCAAATTGAAGCTAAAACAGATTAGCGGTTGATGTTTTTAACGCTAAGGGGTCAGTTGTTTTGTAGTCAGGACTTTAGTCCTAAAATTTTCACCGCTAAAGTGTTTAGTACCAGATTACCTATAGGGGAATGGCGCAAAAAGTGATTAACATACTATTAGTGGAGGACGACGAAGTTGATATTATGAATGTCAAACGGGCATTCAAAAAAGTTAACATTACCAATCCAATTTATGTAGCCAACAACGGGGTAGAAGCTTTAACAATGCTTCGTGGCGAGGATAATCAACCGCCTTTATTTCCTCCCGAACGTCGTCTAATTTTACTAGATTTAAACATGCCGAAAATGGGTGGAATTGAATTTCTGCAAGAAATTCGTTCAGACTCCCAATTGCGAACTACACCAGTGGTGGTGATGACGACTTCCAACCAAGATCAAGACCGAGTAGAAGCCTATAACTTAAACGTCGCTGGTTATATACTCAAACCTGTCACCTTCGCTAGTTTTGTGGAAATGATGGCAGCACTCAA is a genomic window of Fortiea contorta PCC 7126 containing:
- a CDS encoding serine/threonine protein kinase, whose amino-acid sequence is MLAGTTLQAGKYTLNQEIGRGGFGITFKATHHYLGQEVVMKTINERLRQHPEFAKFERQFQDEARRLATCVHPNIVRVSDFFIEAGLPYMVMEYIPGETLGNAFILPGIPMPEATAIHYIRQIAAALQVVHNNGLLHRDIKPDNIILRAGTQEVVLIDFGIAREFNSGVRQTHTGMVSEGYSPIEQYLTQAPRTPATDVYGLAATLYALLTAQVPLPALLRDREKMPSPRELQPHLSAAVNQAVMRGMAVESRFRPPTVAEWLKLLPGMGMNAAPQVVPTHTVATVNLSLQEQENLLKRTTQRRMPITSAIANVKSLAPKLASSKVFLGLSVASVAAIAGFGITSMLPKSPTQSPPPAPLFTNPTQEQIPTVSSTPSASSPETTISPSSSTPATTSTTRRRRNRRPLVQTEYSRNRNSSEESPQKDTKESLPTNSEPPKVSPSTSPATNSLVEKLRAVRSSRNASPSPSVNQDSASPPAQKQLNPAVIPAAPAPAENKPEPPAVVVPTSSDNQPPKEN
- a CDS encoding BamA/OMP85 family outer membrane protein; translated protein: MRVSSAAIFTLATLAVSDVTGQAIAAPAKNTTPVAKAGNLIVPVIEDSPVILKSVAVPETIVAQQFSQNSGTVQRGVNKNSPVVLPSASDLVVTTTDVQIVGANQELQQIIRQVIKTQTGGETSQKQLQTDVTAILDTGLFVTANVNSRSTTKGLSVTYQVQPIIVRSLQLSGARALSNQIVQKQFQTQIGTAISPAALKQAVAQLNKWYTDNGYNLARVLSIKPNRDGILTLNVAEGLVGDIKFRFVNDEGQTVDSKGNPVTGRTKPDFLKQQLRLKPGQLFQENVVRQDVQQLYKLGLFATVNVALEGDATKVDLVYELKEIGARAVNVGGSYSTDQGLIGTLNYQDQNIGGVNDKLGVNVGVGLRDLQFDTKFTSPYRETNPDRLGYTINAFRRRELSQIFDDKIELANGDRAREGRIGAGVSFQRPIDDWNTSLGFNYSRTSIRDRQGNITPTDVKGNTLTASGTGVDDLTTVSFTASKDRRDNVINPTKGSILTLSTEQSVPLGQGNISMNRLKANYSQYVPVQLFNSKQPQVFALNVQAGTVLGNLPPYEAFNLGGTNSVRGYDSGNVGTGRSYVLASAEYRFPILPVVGGVLFADYASDLGSGDTVLGNPAGVRGKPGNGFGYGAGIRLDSPLGLIRADYGINDQGESRVHLGIGQRF
- a CDS encoding lipid-A-disaccharide synthase-related protein — its product is MSNVPQSATASSRLQLLVLSNGHGEDIIAVRILQELLQQANPPDIFALPLVGEGHAYQQLQIPFIGTTRAMPSGGFVYMDGRQLANDVRGGLLQLTVSQIQAMRRWVKSQKKLGNRSAILAVGDILPLLFATFSGANYAFVGTAKSEYHVRDEVGLLPRQTKGAYWENFSGSIYHPWERWLMSRRRCRAVFPRDALTAKILSQWKIPVFDLGNPMMDGLEPSFPTSRLYTADFSESEMIRPLIVTLLPGSRPPEAYTNWEMIMVAMSALMASFRERDSVFLTSGMLVFLGAIAANLDQNILCQTLNLQGWRPHPETPIPFRDPQALIFKQKNAYLILTQNAYNDCLHLADLAIAMAGTATEQFVGLGKPAIAIPGLGPQYTPAFAEAQSRLLGPSLILVDQPPKVAKVIQSLFRNPDTLQLIADNGLQRLGKPGAAKRIADCLREQLG
- a CDS encoding response regulator transcription factor: MSEISIILIEDHDLTRMGLRAALQSHGGLKVVGEAANATQGMKLLETAKPDVAVVDIGLPDMDGIELTRKFKRHQAESGQLGTKILILTMDHTEDAVLAAFAAGADSYYMKETSINKLTEAIQATYTGNSWIDPAIANVVLRKMRQGFPGETQSSDKPKTVKIEALASEYEQVLETYPLTQRELEILELIVAGCSNGQIAEKLYITVGTVKTHVRNILNKLCADDRTQAAVRALRSGLVG
- a CDS encoding PAS domain S-box protein, whose amino-acid sequence is MDKLAPTAANKIACNTSKQAFEFMGVLQLDGLLIEINQAALDFGGLTREKVINRPCWEANWWRNSPENQTKLRSAIAQAATGKSVLFPINILDANHDSVTVNLEIRPLKNQSEQITLLILQSQILTNAISSPTTSSLSPLQSVKNLSNLYADLVDSLPVGLNVWHLEDPDNIYSLRLVSTNAVASSLTGVSSSSYLGKYVTDCYPSELIQSANLQLYAQVALGDSPEQTQEIYYSDRHNPCSCFSLKVFPLPHCCVGVLLEDITQQKYAQQALKASEHHYATLTKMSPVGIFRTDTAGNCLYVNDRWTQITGLTAVDALNQGWRQAVHPEDLEQLDLEVERILADKLPFTGELRFLHPSGKISWVYSSAVVETDVNDQAIGYIGTVMEITERKQAEQASQESEERFRATFEQAAVGIAHVGIDGRWLRVNQKLCEIVGYTRQELLHLTFQEITYPDDLQTDLNYMRQLLAGEIETYSMEKRYICKDNLPCWINLTVSLVRENGETAISNTIRHQPKYFIAVIEDISDRKLAELTLQQRAEELTRVNNILAQTTTILQKRNQELDQFAYVASHDLKAPLRAIANLSEWLEEDLGDQLPAENQHQMRLLRGRVQRMEALINGLLEYSRIGRTHAEQSVVDVETLLQEVIDSLEPPPTFIIDVASEMPIFRTKHLLLQQIFANLISNAIKHNPRVDGHVQISVKDQGRWYEFAVADNGPGISPEYQDKIFVIFQTLESRDHKENTGIGLAIVKKIVETEGGNITLTSSLGKGSTFRFTWTKHQNE
- a CDS encoding response regulator, encoding MAQKVINILLVEDDEVDIMNVKRAFKKVNITNPIYVANNGVEALTMLRGEDNQPPLFPPERRLILLDLNMPKMGGIEFLQEIRSDSQLRTTPVVVMTTSNQDQDRVEAYNLNVAGYILKPVTFASFVEMMAALNRYWVLCELP